The following coding sequences are from one Bacillus sp. PK3_68 window:
- the hpt gene encoding hypoxanthine phosphoribosyltransferase: MKENILFSKEEINEKVKELGALVSNDYQNEDKNLLIISLLRGSFIFTADLVRHITVPVRIEFMETSSYGFGKTSNGNVKVSDFSVDISEYDVLIVDDILDSGHTMKAVYNVLKEKNPKSLKTCTFLDKPSRRQVDIEVDYKGFVIEDKFIVGYGLNYGHHYRNIPYIFEVIEK; this comes from the coding sequence ATGAAAGAAAATATATTATTTAGCAAAGAAGAAATTAATGAGAAGGTAAAAGAGTTAGGGGCACTTGTGTCAAATGACTATCAAAATGAAGATAAAAATCTCCTTATTATTTCATTATTAAGAGGAAGTTTTATTTTCACGGCAGACCTAGTTCGGCACATAACGGTTCCCGTTAGAATTGAATTTATGGAAACTTCAAGCTATGGCTTTGGAAAAACTAGCAATGGAAATGTAAAGGTCTCTGACTTTTCAGTGGATATTTCCGAATATGATGTCCTTATTGTAGATGATATATTGGATTCAGGACATACAATGAAAGCAGTATATAATGTTCTTAAAGAAAAAAACCCCAAAAGTTTAAAGACCTGTACATTCCTCGACAAACCATCACGTAGACAAGTTGATATTGAAGTAGATTATAAAGGATTTGTTATCGAAGACAAGTTTATAGTAGGGTATGGGCTGAACTATGGTCATCATTACCGCAATATACCTTACATTTTTGAAGTCATTGAAAAGTAA
- a CDS encoding NCS2 family permease: protein MERFFKFNQYDTTIAKEVSAGLISYITVAYIIIVNATILVEAGIPMEAGIIATILTSFFGCLVLGLWSNTPLLIIPGMGLNAMFTYTIVQSGGFTWQEALTMVFISGLIFIVIAFTPMAKVITSSIPNSLKEAITIGIGILLIFIGFENAGIISKSEHTLLAIGDLSSPTVIITFIGLIITIILFIKNVPGNLLLSIIITSILSIWLEGDTFKGMSLSMPSFHEYFGVFGQISWGQAGNIVFWLTSISFAMVIVFENIGLIHGHSKMLNRPESSKKSLQATAVSVLSSGIFGTSPTVASVEAAAGITAGGRTGLTSMVTGFMFLISILFIPVIKIVPASAVSPILILIGLLMLQNVVHIPMDDLTESIPALLIIVLIPLTYSIADGMAIGFILYPLIKLLIGKGKEIHPALYMIAILFFSNFVIQYVF from the coding sequence ATGGAGCGCTTTTTCAAATTCAATCAATATGATACGACAATTGCAAAGGAAGTTTCTGCAGGGCTGATTTCATATATAACTGTGGCCTATATTATTATTGTCAATGCGACGATTTTGGTGGAGGCAGGAATCCCGATGGAGGCGGGAATTATTGCAACTATATTAACCAGTTTTTTTGGTTGTTTAGTCCTCGGCTTATGGAGTAATACTCCTCTTCTTATTATTCCAGGTATGGGGTTAAATGCGATGTTTACCTATACAATCGTTCAATCTGGGGGATTTACTTGGCAGGAAGCCTTAACCATGGTTTTCATTTCAGGACTGATTTTTATTGTTATTGCCTTTACACCAATGGCAAAAGTGATTACTTCCTCCATTCCTAACTCCCTGAAAGAAGCCATTACCATTGGAATTGGGATTTTACTGATTTTTATTGGCTTCGAAAATGCGGGAATTATTTCAAAATCTGAGCACACCTTGCTTGCAATTGGTGATTTAAGCAGTCCCACAGTAATCATAACGTTTATTGGTTTGATTATTACGATTATCTTATTTATTAAAAATGTACCTGGAAATCTCTTATTAAGTATTATCATTACTTCGATTTTATCAATTTGGTTAGAGGGAGATACATTTAAGGGAATGTCCCTTTCAATGCCCTCTTTTCACGAATATTTTGGAGTGTTTGGTCAAATATCGTGGGGACAAGCAGGAAATATCGTTTTCTGGCTAACTTCTATTTCCTTTGCCATGGTGATCGTATTTGAAAATATTGGGCTGATACATGGACATAGCAAAATGCTTAACCGTCCTGAAAGTAGCAAGAAATCGCTTCAGGCAACAGCCGTTTCAGTTTTATCTTCGGGTATCTTTGGCACAAGTCCCACTGTAGCATCCGTGGAGGCAGCCGCAGGAATTACAGCAGGCGGGAGAACAGGTTTAACGAGCATGGTGACAGGATTTATGTTTCTCATTTCTATTTTGTTTATACCTGTTATTAAAATTGTTCCGGCAAGTGCGGTTTCTCCAATTCTGATATTGATTGGACTTCTTATGTTGCAAAACGTAGTTCATATTCCAATGGATGACTTAACAGAGAGCATTCCAGCACTTTTAATTATCGTATTGATTCCTTTAACATATAGCATTGCAGATGGCATGGCCATTGGCTTTATTCTCTATCCGCTGATAAAGCTATTAATAGGAAAGGGCAAGGAAATTCACCCAGCTCTTTATATGATTGCCATTCTGTTTTTTAGTAATTTTGTTATTCAGTACGTATTTTAG
- a CDS encoding LysR family transcriptional regulator, whose amino-acid sequence MDLKQLRYFIAIAEEKSLTAAAIRLHMSQPPLSIQLKQLEQELGVKLFERSGKTLELTDKGDVLYKRALHLVNSAEEIRNEIQETEEGRKGVLAIGINTLSLSGFSEMLRSFHKKFPLVSLKIVQNDSFYLAEMIKTRAIELAFVRLPLEHRGLAYHHLMNEPFFFVTNKETHTISLEELSDIPLIVPSTEGLGIYSTILEAFSRQNLQLNKMAECSDMHTLMEMVKGGMGATIVPKSVLDVYRDKCLYSIPINDANLASSLGVIFLENHYVSTPAKNFMELIKEYYRLS is encoded by the coding sequence ATGGACCTTAAACAATTACGGTATTTTATTGCAATTGCTGAGGAAAAGAGTTTAACAGCTGCTGCGATTCGGCTACATATGTCTCAACCGCCACTAAGCATACAGTTGAAACAATTGGAGCAGGAGTTAGGGGTTAAATTATTTGAACGAAGCGGAAAGACCCTGGAATTAACTGATAAAGGCGATGTACTCTACAAAAGGGCGTTACATCTTGTGAATAGTGCAGAAGAAATAAGAAATGAAATACAGGAAACAGAGGAAGGAAGAAAGGGTGTACTTGCTATCGGGATCAACACTTTATCTCTATCAGGATTTTCAGAAATGCTCCGATCCTTCCACAAGAAGTTTCCCCTTGTTTCATTAAAAATAGTTCAAAATGATTCTTTTTATTTAGCAGAAATGATAAAAACAAGGGCCATTGAATTGGCATTTGTGCGTCTTCCGCTTGAACATCGGGGTTTGGCCTATCATCATCTAATGAATGAGCCCTTTTTTTTCGTAACAAATAAAGAAACACACACTATTTCATTGGAAGAGCTTTCAGATATCCCTCTCATCGTTCCAAGTACAGAGGGATTGGGTATCTATAGTACGATTCTTGAAGCATTTTCAAGGCAAAATCTTCAACTAAATAAAATGGCGGAGTGCTCCGATATGCACACTTTAATGGAGATGGTTAAAGGAGGCATGGGAGCAACAATTGTTCCAAAATCAGTTTTGGATGTCTATAGGGATAAATGTCTCTATTCCATACCGATCAATGATGCTAATTTGGCATCTTCTTTAGGAGTTATTTTTCTTGAAAATCATTATGTCTCTACACCTGCAAAAAACTTTATGGAGCTAATAAAGGAATACTATAGACTTTCGTAA
- a CDS encoding (Fe-S)-binding protein, whose protein sequence is MNLLWLNLFAAAGVTAYGIYLFMYLLKTRYEYIKLGKKQEFDNDVKKRMEKIWVFVFGQKKLLKDKKSGAIHVMFFYGFLLVQLGAVDFIIKGIIPGAHLPLGPLYGGFKFFQELVTLMILMAVVWAFHRRYVERLVRLKRGWKNGLVLIFIGLLMLSVLIGNGMDLIWHEGTDVHWTGLEPVASAAAVVFSGIGTKAAIAFFYVSWWVHLLVLLTFLVYVPQSKHAHLIFGPVNTYFYRLDRQGTLKPIDFEDETQESFGVGKIQDFNQLQMIDFYACVECGRCTNMCPATGTGKMLSPMDLIVKLRDHLTNSGAAVTSKQPWVPAFAFANTTGNQLALAGGAEAAAELHHPSLIGDVITEEEIWACTTCRNCEDQCPVMNEHVDKIIDLRRYLVLTEGKMDPEAQRAMQGIERQGNPWGLNRKEKENWRELRDDVYVPTIKEMKKAGEGFEYLLWVGSMGAFDNRSQKIALSFAKLLNEGGVKFAILGNKEKNSGDTPRRLGNEFLFQELATANIAEFEKNGVKKIVTIDPHAYNIFKNEYPAMGFKAEVYHHTELLAQLLREGRLNPKHAVNETITFHDSCYLGRYNDVYNPPREILRAIPGVRIVEMTRNRQDGMCCGAGGGLMWMEENTGHRINVARTEQALAVSPSVISSGCPYCLTMLSDGVKAVEREDTIRTHDIAELLERACIAVQPVQKAL, encoded by the coding sequence GTGAATTTGCTTTGGTTAAATCTTTTTGCTGCAGCCGGTGTCACAGCTTATGGAATCTATTTGTTTATGTATCTATTAAAGACCCGCTATGAATACATTAAGCTGGGCAAGAAACAAGAGTTTGACAACGATGTAAAGAAGCGGATGGAGAAAATCTGGGTATTTGTTTTTGGGCAGAAGAAGCTGCTCAAAGATAAAAAAAGCGGAGCCATCCACGTTATGTTTTTCTATGGCTTTCTGCTCGTGCAGCTAGGGGCTGTCGACTTTATTATTAAAGGCATCATACCGGGAGCACATTTGCCGCTCGGTCCGCTATATGGAGGATTTAAATTCTTCCAGGAGCTCGTCACACTCATGATCCTTATGGCCGTCGTCTGGGCGTTTCATCGTCGTTATGTTGAAAGGTTGGTTCGCTTAAAGCGCGGCTGGAAGAACGGACTTGTTCTTATTTTTATTGGCCTTTTAATGTTGTCCGTCTTAATCGGCAATGGGATGGATTTAATCTGGCATGAAGGGACAGATGTCCACTGGACTGGCTTGGAACCGGTGGCTTCTGCTGCAGCCGTTGTGTTTTCAGGGATCGGCACAAAAGCCGCTATTGCGTTTTTTTACGTGTCCTGGTGGGTGCATCTATTGGTCTTGCTGACATTCCTCGTGTATGTGCCGCAATCCAAGCACGCTCATTTGATTTTCGGGCCGGTCAACACGTATTTCTATCGCTTGGATCGACAGGGTACGTTGAAGCCGATTGACTTTGAGGATGAGACGCAGGAATCATTTGGTGTGGGGAAGATTCAAGATTTTAACCAGCTGCAAATGATTGATTTCTACGCTTGTGTGGAGTGCGGCCGCTGCACGAATATGTGTCCGGCAACCGGCACAGGGAAAATGCTCTCGCCCATGGATTTAATTGTTAAACTGCGCGACCATTTAACAAATAGCGGGGCAGCGGTAACATCCAAACAGCCATGGGTGCCGGCATTTGCATTTGCCAATACAACAGGGAATCAATTGGCTCTTGCCGGTGGAGCGGAAGCAGCGGCTGAACTGCATCATCCGAGCTTGATTGGGGATGTGATCACCGAAGAAGAGATCTGGGCGTGTACAACATGCCGCAACTGTGAGGACCAGTGCCCGGTCATGAATGAGCATGTGGATAAAATCATTGATCTGCGCCGCTATCTCGTTTTAACAGAAGGAAAAATGGATCCTGAAGCCCAGCGCGCGATGCAAGGCATTGAGCGCCAAGGCAATCCATGGGGACTGAACCGTAAAGAAAAAGAAAACTGGCGTGAGCTGCGCGATGATGTTTACGTACCGACAATAAAAGAAATGAAGAAAGCCGGAGAAGGATTTGAGTACCTGTTGTGGGTTGGCTCGATGGGAGCCTTTGATAACCGCAGCCAGAAAATTGCCCTTTCTTTTGCGAAGCTGTTAAATGAAGGAGGAGTAAAGTTCGCGATCCTTGGCAACAAAGAGAAAAACTCCGGTGATACCCCGCGTCGTCTCGGCAATGAGTTTTTATTTCAAGAGCTGGCAACTGCGAACATCGCAGAGTTCGAGAAAAACGGCGTGAAGAAGATCGTGACGATCGATCCGCATGCCTACAATATTTTTAAAAACGAATATCCAGCCATGGGCTTCAAAGCGGAAGTGTATCATCATACCGAGCTGCTCGCTCAGCTGTTGAGAGAAGGCAGGCTGAACCCCAAACATGCGGTCAATGAAACGATCACGTTCCACGATTCGTGTTATCTCGGCCGCTATAATGATGTTTACAATCCGCCGCGGGAGATCTTGAGAGCGATACCGGGTGTGAGGATCGTAGAAATGACCCGGAACCGGCAAGACGGCATGTGCTGCGGCGCCGGCGGCGGATTGATGTGGATGGAGGAAAATACCGGCCACCGCATTAACGTAGCACGGACGGAGCAGGCGCTGGCAGTCAGCCCATCTGTCATTAGCTCGGGCTGTCCGTACTGCTTGACGATGCTGTCGGACGGAGTGAAGGCGGTGGAGAGGGAGGACACCATTCGAACGCACGATATCGCAGAACTCTTGGAAAGAGCCTGTATTGCCGTACAGCCTGTACAGAAAGCGCTTTGA
- a CDS encoding acyl-CoA dehydrogenase family protein, whose protein sequence is MIETMTPELEQMKQMIKNFVDKEVEPFAQQIEEEDAIPQHLVEKAKELGLFGISIPEEYGGIGLNQVGKATVLEQLGRTHNGFVSLISAHTGIGSTGLVKLASPYLKEKYLPDMAAGNKIAAFALSEPGAGSDATNLATRAEKRGNKWILNGTKHFITNAPVADVFTVFALNDKEKGAKGGITAFLVEKDFPGFTVGKKDKKMGLRGSYTAQLIFEDCEVPEENVIGEVGMGYVSALRILGEGRVGLAARAVGSCQKLIELSASYAKERVQFGQPIAANQGIQWMLADMATETAAARALAISAAQMIDEGKKAIKEASMAKLFASDVFNRVADKAVQIHGGMGYVSDYPVERFYRDARITKIYEGTNEIQRMIIARRVLEEN, encoded by the coding sequence ATGATTGAAACCATGACACCAGAATTGGAACAAATGAAGCAGATGATCAAAAATTTCGTAGATAAGGAGGTAGAACCGTTTGCTCAGCAAATTGAAGAGGAAGATGCCATTCCGCAGCACCTTGTTGAAAAAGCGAAAGAACTTGGCCTTTTTGGAATTAGCATTCCAGAAGAATACGGAGGCATTGGGTTAAATCAAGTCGGAAAAGCGACTGTTTTAGAGCAGCTCGGACGCACGCATAATGGATTTGTCAGCTTAATCAGTGCTCACACGGGAATTGGCAGTACAGGTTTAGTAAAGCTCGCTTCCCCTTATTTAAAAGAAAAGTATCTCCCAGACATGGCTGCCGGAAACAAAATTGCCGCTTTTGCCCTATCAGAGCCCGGTGCCGGTTCAGATGCAACAAATTTAGCGACGAGAGCGGAAAAGCGCGGCAACAAATGGATTTTAAACGGAACGAAGCATTTTATTACAAACGCACCGGTAGCCGATGTCTTTACGGTATTCGCTTTAAATGATAAAGAAAAAGGGGCAAAAGGAGGCATTACAGCTTTTCTAGTGGAAAAAGACTTTCCAGGCTTTACAGTTGGAAAGAAGGATAAAAAAATGGGACTTCGCGGTTCTTATACAGCCCAGCTCATTTTTGAAGATTGTGAAGTGCCGGAAGAAAATGTGATTGGGGAGGTCGGCATGGGCTATGTCTCTGCTTTACGTATTTTGGGCGAAGGGCGTGTTGGTCTAGCAGCCCGCGCAGTCGGTTCATGTCAAAAGCTGATTGAATTATCGGCCTCTTACGCGAAAGAAAGGGTGCAATTTGGACAGCCGATTGCTGCTAATCAAGGAATTCAATGGATGCTGGCAGACATGGCAACTGAAACAGCAGCGGCCCGTGCATTGGCCATAAGTGCAGCTCAAATGATTGATGAAGGCAAAAAAGCCATTAAAGAGGCTTCGATGGCAAAATTATTTGCTTCTGATGTATTTAATAGAGTAGCTGATAAAGCAGTGCAGATTCACGGTGGCATGGGCTATGTGTCAGACTATCCTGTAGAACGGTTTTACCGGGACGCTCGAATTACAAAAATTTATGAGGGAACGAACGAAATTCAGCGGATGATTATTGCAAGAAGAGTACTGGAAGAAAATTAA